In one window of Zingiber officinale cultivar Zhangliang chromosome 11A, Zo_v1.1, whole genome shotgun sequence DNA:
- the LOC122032646 gene encoding putative U-box domain-containing protein 42 isoform X2, with protein sequence MKYNKEADPFSAAKAEETLKNLEKSPINIRCMAENGFMEPLLNHLIDGSEEVRMEMVSYLGGIVLEDEMKTYVAERASTTLIQMIRREALRALVQISAHPPNCNILMAAGIMQTVVEEILPRRINSEPLDSPKEATTILANILESDEEGSSEMKVSETGHTIVSHYFIYSIAQLIKSSIPEEASANLVRILLSLAKLPYAMATVVSVVMEIGVMQTFVEFLNSELEALAVVAAKLLIALSAR encoded by the exons ATGAAGTACAACAAGGAAGCCGATCCTTTCTCCGCGGCCAAAGCAGAAGAAACTCtcaagaacttggagaagtcgcCGATAAACATCAGATGCATGGCAGAGAATGGCTTCATGGAACCGCTTTTGAACCACCTCATCGATG GTTCGGAAGAGGTGCGGATGGAGATGGTGAGCTACCTCGGAGGAATTGTTCTTGAGGATGAGATGAAGACTTATGTTGCAGAGAGAGCCTCCACCACCCTGATTCAAATGATCAGAAGGGAAGCACTCAGAGCTCTGGTGCAGATCTCAGCTCACCCTCCCAACTGCAACATTCTGATGGCCGCAGGCATCATGCAGACTGTGGTCGAAGAGATTCTTCCGCGCAGAATCAACAGCGAGCCGCTGGATTCTCCCAAGGAGGCCACCACGATCCTCGCCAACATACTCGAATCTGACGAAGAAGGTTCGTCGGAGATGAAAGTGAGCGAGACCGGGCACACCATCGTCTCGCATTACTTCATATACAGCATCGCCCAATTGATTAAGAGCTCCATACCGGAAGAAGCGAGTGCGAACCTTGTAAGGATCTTGCTTTCCCTGGCCAAGCTGCCATACGCGATGGCCACTGTAGTTTCGGTGGTCATGGAGATCGGCGTGATGCAAACCTTCGTTGAATTCCTCAACTCTGAGCTGGAGGCGCTTGCCGTGGTCGCTGCAAAGCTGCTCATCGCACTGTCTGCAAGATGA
- the LOC122032646 gene encoding putative U-box domain-containing protein 42 isoform X1, whose amino-acid sequence MKYNKEADPFSAAKAEETLKNLEKSPINIRCMAENGFMEPLLNHLIDAGSEEVRMEMVSYLGGIVLEDEMKTYVAERASTTLIQMIRREALRALVQISAHPPNCNILMAAGIMQTVVEEILPRRINSEPLDSPKEATTILANILESDEEGSSEMKVSETGHTIVSHYFIYSIAQLIKSSIPEEASANLVRILLSLAKLPYAMATVVSVVMEIGVMQTFVEFLNSELEALAVVAAKLLIALSAR is encoded by the exons ATGAAGTACAACAAGGAAGCCGATCCTTTCTCCGCGGCCAAAGCAGAAGAAACTCtcaagaacttggagaagtcgcCGATAAACATCAGATGCATGGCAGAGAATGGCTTCATGGAACCGCTTTTGAACCACCTCATCGATG CAGGTTCGGAAGAGGTGCGGATGGAGATGGTGAGCTACCTCGGAGGAATTGTTCTTGAGGATGAGATGAAGACTTATGTTGCAGAGAGAGCCTCCACCACCCTGATTCAAATGATCAGAAGGGAAGCACTCAGAGCTCTGGTGCAGATCTCAGCTCACCCTCCCAACTGCAACATTCTGATGGCCGCAGGCATCATGCAGACTGTGGTCGAAGAGATTCTTCCGCGCAGAATCAACAGCGAGCCGCTGGATTCTCCCAAGGAGGCCACCACGATCCTCGCCAACATACTCGAATCTGACGAAGAAGGTTCGTCGGAGATGAAAGTGAGCGAGACCGGGCACACCATCGTCTCGCATTACTTCATATACAGCATCGCCCAATTGATTAAGAGCTCCATACCGGAAGAAGCGAGTGCGAACCTTGTAAGGATCTTGCTTTCCCTGGCCAAGCTGCCATACGCGATGGCCACTGTAGTTTCGGTGGTCATGGAGATCGGCGTGATGCAAACCTTCGTTGAATTCCTCAACTCTGAGCTGGAGGCGCTTGCCGTGGTCGCTGCAAAGCTGCTCATCGCACTGTCTGCAAGATGA